Within Flavobacterium pisciphilum, the genomic segment TACCATAAATGATCGCATTTCTAATTCCTGCTGCTTTAGTTTTACTTTGTTTTGTAAAAAAACTAACCGTCATAGGAATCATAGGAAACACACATGGAGTAAGTAAAGCTGCAAAACCAGACAAAAATGCAATGAAGAAAATAGACCATAAACTTCTTTGTGGAGCTGGATCTGGCATATCCTTAACTGGCATATCTGCATCAGCATTATCTTTTGCTACATCAGCAACTACAGTCCCAGCCGTAGCTTTTGCAGTATCAACAACCACCCCATCTTTTGGAGTTTCTTCCGCTTTTACTTCATCTATTTTAGCAACTGGTGCTGTTGCATCCATCTTGAATGAAGCTGGAATTGCAATAGAGAATTTTTTATTTAAATTGATACATACCTCTTTACAAATCTGAAAATCAAATTCGACTTCAATTGTTTTTATATCTGGATTTGTAATTGTTATTTCTTGTTCTATATGGGCTTTCCCTTCAAAGAAAGTCTCATTAACACCAAATATATCATTAAATGCTGTTCTGGTTTTTCCTTCTTTGGCCTTCCCAACCAAATTATAATTTCCTTTTTGGTTTTTAAAAGAAATCTCTAATGGTAGTGGTCCTCCATCTGGGGTAAATTGAGAGTATATATGCCAATCTTTCTCAATAGCTCCATCAAAAATTAATACAAAATTATTTCCTGATTTCTTTTCAATTTTAGAAGTCCATTTTACTGGTTCTAATATTTGTGCATTCCCTTTTGCAAAAGCAAAAAAGAAAAACAACAAAAACACGATCGAATTATTCCAAAATTGTTTTGATAGTAGAGAGGTTGATTTCATTATTGTAATTCTATTTTTAGTATCTTGTTTGTAGTATTTTCTATTTTAAAACGCTCATCTTGTCTGATTCCTACAACCCAAACAATTTGATTTTCCGAACACAAAATCCATGTGTTTTCTTTTTCAATCAACGATAATTTTTCATCTTTAAAAAGCTTACTTACTTTTTTAGATTTTCCATTCATTCCAAACGGATAAAAAACATCGCCTTCTTTCCATTTTCGTAAAAGCAAAGGAAACCGGATTTTTTCGGAATCCACAAATATAGCTTTATTTGAATCTATTGTTATGTGACCTACGTTACAGAGTTTTAATTTTAAGGGAAAATTAACTTCTTTATCGTTAATCTCTATGTAAAATTCTTCTTCTTTTATTTCAGGAATTGGGCTTAAAATTAATGTTGTTCTGTCTTTTATTAATCTGAATTCTGGCGAAAAAACTTGCTTACCCGACTGACTTTCAACCAATTCATAAATATCATCCCAAGCCGAAAATTCATATTCCTTTAGCCATTGATACAGATACGACTTATAATTTGCTAATCGTTTTAATTGATTCAAATCAAAGTGAATTTCATCATCAATTTCTTTAGCAACTTGCTGATATATCATAATCGAAGCATCTTCGACCATAATTTGTGCTTCTTGTAGAAACTCTTGAGTCTTCTGAAAGGCAGTTAAAAAATTAGGATTTATTTCCTTTAAAATTGGAACTAAATCATGACGAATTTTATTTCGTAAATATTTATTTGAAGCATTACTACTATCCTCACGCCATTCAATGCTATTATCCTCAGCATATTGTTTTATTTCTTCTCTCGAAAACAGTAAAAGTGGG encodes:
- the tilS gene encoding tRNA lysidine(34) synthetase TilS, translating into MLQKFKNHVTQTFPFLEKKKLLLATSGGLDSMVMAHLFAQLDYDFAIAHCNFQLRGLESFGDQDFVSTAADTLKCPFFVTQFDTEAFAKDYKLSTQVAARELRYNWFYELLETKGYDYILTAHHADDNLETFIINLSRGTGLEGLLGIPEQNDTLIRPLLLFSREEIKQYAEDNSIEWREDSSNASNKYLRNKIRHDLVPILKEINPNFLTAFQKTQEFLQEAQIMVEDASIMIYQQVAKEIDDEIHFDLNQLKRLANYKSYLYQWLKEYEFSAWDDIYELVESQSGKQVFSPEFRLIKDRTTLILSPIPEIKEEEFYIEINDKEVNFPLKLKLCNVGHITIDSNKAIFVDSEKIRFPLLLRKWKEGDVFYPFGMNGKSKKVSKLFKDEKLSLIEKENTWILCSENQIVWVVGIRQDERFKIENTTNKILKIELQ